A portion of the Pangasianodon hypophthalmus isolate fPanHyp1 chromosome 20, fPanHyp1.pri, whole genome shotgun sequence genome contains these proteins:
- the npffl gene encoding pro-FMRFamide-related neuropeptide FF like → MDASVWFVVFGVIMFVAGATHGVTDRDVDSEENMTETLVSEQQLSDVIDDRLMKMAVSSLLHNLLRHTRDPSVLHHPQRFGRGSHSDGRADERIQSRDWDGVPQQIWSLAVPQRFGKK, encoded by the exons ATGGACGCGAGTGTGTGGTTTGTGGTGTTTGGCGTGATTATGTTCGTTGCCGGGGCGACACACGGAGTCACAGACAGAGACGTGGACTCGGAGGAAAACATGACAGAGACGCTG gtgagTGAACAGCAGCTCAGTGATGTTATTGATGATCGTCTCATGAAGATGGCAGTGAGCTCGTTACTGCACAACCTTCTGAGACACACACGTGACCCATCAGTGTTACACCACCctcaaag gtTTGGGCGTGGTTCACACTCTGATGGACGTGCTGATGAAAGAATTCAGTCTCGGGACTGGGACGGCGTTCCACAACAGATCTGGAGCCTCGCTGTGCCACAGAGATTTGGCAAAAAGTag